In a single window of the Candidatus Margulisiibacteriota bacterium genome:
- a CDS encoding aspartate 1-decarboxylase, with amino-acid sequence MLRFICKSKIHRATVSDKNINYEGSITIDKKLLLLSNIFPYEKVQVVNINNGKRFETYVIEGKEDSGEICMNGAAARLVELGDKIIIIAYGMLSDEETKSFLPSVVLVDEKNQPIAK; translated from the coding sequence TTATATGTAAGTCAAAAATTCATCGGGCAACGGTATCCGACAAAAACATTAACTATGAAGGAAGTATTACTATTGATAAAAAATTGTTATTGCTGTCAAATATTTTCCCTTACGAAAAAGTTCAGGTAGTTAATATAAATAATGGGAAAAGATTTGAAACATATGTGATTGAAGGAAAAGAAGATAGCGGCGAAATATGTATGAATGGCGCAGCGGCAAGACTTGTTGAGCTAGGGGATAAGATCATTATTATAGCCTATGGCATGCTCTCTGATGAAGAAACAAAATCTTTTTTGCCTTCCGTTGTCTTGGTAGACGAAAAGAATCAACCGATTGCAAAATAA
- the flgI gene encoding flagellar biosynthesis protein FlgA (part of the basal body which consists of four rings L, P, S, and M mounted on a central rod; Bradyrhizobium has one thick flagellum and several thin flagella; the Bradyrhizobium protein in this cluster is associated with the thin flagella) has protein sequence MRRNYLIKVFCIISLVLLVDVGNAANVRIKDIGKILEARDNQIMGFGLVVGLKNTGDSSRTEFTKIALGNLLNNMDITSLSDSSFKSKNVAAVMITADLPSFLKPGQRIDVAVSSLGDARSLKGGTLLLSPLKAADGNVYAVAQGALVVGGIDESSAETVYARNQTTVGRINGGAIIEKEVHVDLTSKKYLTIVLNSPDFTNASRVSYAINSSGMARSKAKDASTIVVELTDDYKQNIVDFISRIEKLSINPDAIAKIVISERTGTIVIGENVKLTAVAVTHGQISVKIDNDELLHQTNIKVYEKPSKLVQVSSGANLASLVKALNAIGTTPQDLISILQAIKKAGALTAEIEII, from the coding sequence ATGAGACGTAATTATTTAATAAAGGTATTTTGTATAATATCTCTCGTTCTTTTAGTTGATGTAGGCAATGCTGCAAATGTCAGAATAAAAGATATTGGAAAAATTCTTGAAGCTCGTGATAATCAGATTATGGGCTTTGGTCTTGTGGTTGGTCTGAAAAATACCGGTGATTCTTCCAGGACGGAGTTCACTAAAATTGCACTAGGTAATTTGCTCAACAACATGGATATCACTAGTCTGTCGGATTCATCATTCAAAAGCAAAAATGTTGCTGCTGTAATGATAACAGCAGATTTGCCGTCCTTTCTAAAGCCTGGGCAGAGAATTGATGTTGCTGTTTCTTCACTCGGTGATGCTCGTAGCCTTAAAGGAGGAACATTGCTTCTGTCCCCACTCAAGGCAGCTGATGGAAATGTATATGCAGTAGCTCAGGGAGCTTTGGTTGTCGGCGGAATTGATGAATCTTCCGCAGAAACAGTATACGCCAGGAATCAAACTACGGTTGGAAGGATTAATGGCGGAGCAATTATAGAAAAAGAAGTTCATGTCGATCTTACATCAAAAAAATATTTGACAATAGTGCTCAATAGCCCTGATTTTACGAATGCCTCAAGAGTGTCGTATGCAATTAATTCTTCAGGCATGGCAAGAAGTAAAGCAAAAGATGCAAGTACTATTGTTGTCGAATTAACTGATGATTACAAACAAAATATTGTAGATTTTATATCTAGAATTGAAAAACTATCAATTAATCCGGACGCAATTGCGAAGATAGTTATCTCAGAAAGAACAGGCACTATAGTTATTGGAGAGAACGTTAAGCTAACTGCGGTGGCGGTAACTCACGGACAAATAAGCGTAAAGATCGATAATGATGAACTTCTGCACCAAACTAACATTAAAGTATATGAGAAACCATCTAAGCTAGTACAAGTCTCCTCAGGAGCTAATCTAGCGAGTCTGGTGAAAGCCTTGAATGCAATAGGAACTACGCCTCAGGATCTTATTTCAATATTGCAGGCAATAAAAAAAGCAGGAGCTTTGACAGCGGAAATAGAGATTATTTAA
- the flgC gene encoding flagellar basal body rod protein FlgC codes for MHRYFIIIFLLFFFNSSSYAKEGIEKALDTSSKAIIVQQARMQIIAENIANINTTKTANGKPYRRKDVIIKETTESVKIAGVYEDKEPFLKVYDPGHPDADKQGFVYYPNISISREMTDMAYTSKVYDANIAVYNAAKNMAQAIINLGK; via the coding sequence ATGCATCGTTATTTTATCATTATTTTTTTATTGTTTTTTTTTAATTCCTCTAGTTATGCAAAAGAGGGTATTGAAAAAGCGCTTGATACCAGTTCCAAGGCGATTATCGTTCAACAGGCACGAATGCAGATAATCGCAGAGAATATTGCAAATATAAACACAACCAAAACAGCTAATGGCAAACCCTACAGAAGGAAAGATGTTATAATAAAAGAAACTACAGAAAGTGTCAAAATTGCGGGTGTTTATGAAGATAAAGAACCCTTTTTAAAGGTGTATGATCCAGGACATCCTGATGCTGATAAACAGGGGTTTGTCTATTATCCAAATATCAGTATTTCGCGAGAAATGACCGACATGGCATACACTTCGAAGGTATATGATGCTAATATTGCTGTTTACAATGCTGCAAAAAACATGGCTCAGGCAATAATTAATTTAGGGAAGTAA
- the fliF gene encoding flagellar M-ring protein FliF, with protein sequence MGEQENYEEPSSPSRLLGTRRNIFIIIIIALSVVLLIGFFSVTKKSANSRKVYKYADVFERLSNEEAAKLREELSFEGIHFKTKINGKYSIIEIREDEADEARIKMAQKGLPEGGVVGFEIFDKDSGLGVTDFDKRIKFIRAISGELSRNISRISSIDNARIQIVLPEEKIFSMKKPEVTASVLVQRKKGAIITVEQIRGIMHLCAASVESLKPENVAVIDMEGHILSEKVLDVGNGSNQKDAKQKSDEDSDENTGTIDNFEQASLTQTDELNSKDNLYNKESVATGNQVETKVINNSTTDYLMMKVNIEQDFTQKINKVLNKLYPVGSASLITSVELSSKSGSSIPRVSGINVLILIDSRSVNLTQSLKNITFKSVASVIGYKKNRDNIELRTTAFAKVTSDELNSKSVAKVFDSEKKNTKKKMEDSDKGKKLYNAKTTPLYEKKHSNNKETKFSNSSINRNSYNSVSSKKAKQKELIEKQFKYFNIKILGAILFVLALLVVISIIIKRKKESNNFYSKEFEASVFNSERNNKLDREAEGLEQNEEIDKIKNLVDEDPDKIAAVLKEWLNDEKS encoded by the coding sequence ATGGGTGAGCAAGAGAATTATGAAGAACCAAGTAGCCCCTCTAGACTATTAGGAACCAGAAGAAACATATTTATTATTATTATTATTGCTTTATCTGTAGTATTATTGATTGGTTTTTTTTCGGTTACTAAAAAATCTGCCAATTCAAGGAAAGTATATAAATATGCGGATGTATTTGAACGTCTTAGCAACGAGGAAGCAGCAAAATTAAGAGAGGAATTGAGTTTTGAAGGCATTCATTTTAAAACAAAAATTAATGGTAAATACAGCATTATTGAAATCAGAGAAGATGAAGCTGATGAAGCACGAATAAAAATGGCCCAAAAAGGGCTGCCTGAAGGTGGAGTTGTTGGCTTTGAGATTTTCGATAAAGATTCAGGATTAGGTGTTACGGATTTTGATAAACGTATAAAGTTTATTCGAGCTATTAGCGGTGAGTTATCAAGGAACATATCTCGTATTAGTTCTATTGATAATGCAAGAATACAAATAGTATTACCTGAAGAAAAAATATTCTCCATGAAAAAACCGGAAGTAACTGCATCCGTATTAGTTCAAAGAAAAAAAGGCGCAATTATAACTGTTGAGCAGATTCGTGGAATTATGCATTTGTGTGCGGCAAGTGTTGAGTCACTCAAGCCTGAGAATGTCGCAGTAATTGATATGGAAGGTCATATTCTAAGCGAAAAAGTGCTTGATGTCGGTAATGGCTCTAACCAAAAAGACGCAAAACAAAAAAGCGATGAGGATTCTGACGAAAACACTGGAACTATCGATAACTTTGAACAAGCAAGTTTAACCCAAACGGATGAATTGAATAGCAAAGATAATCTTTACAATAAAGAGTCGGTTGCAACTGGCAACCAGGTAGAAACGAAAGTAATTAATAATTCTACAACTGATTATTTAATGATGAAAGTAAATATTGAGCAAGATTTTACTCAAAAAATTAATAAAGTATTAAATAAATTATATCCGGTAGGGAGCGCTTCCCTTATTACATCGGTTGAATTATCTAGTAAGTCAGGCAGCTCAATACCCAGAGTATCAGGAATAAATGTTCTGATATTGATTGATTCACGTAGTGTTAATCTTACGCAATCTCTAAAAAATATTACATTTAAATCTGTAGCCTCGGTTATCGGTTATAAAAAAAATCGAGACAATATTGAACTTCGAACTACTGCTTTTGCTAAAGTAACCTCTGATGAACTGAATAGCAAATCAGTTGCAAAAGTTTTTGATTCTGAGAAAAAGAATACGAAGAAAAAGATGGAAGATAGTGATAAAGGCAAAAAATTATATAATGCAAAAACCACTCCATTATATGAGAAAAAACACTCGAACAACAAAGAAACTAAATTCTCAAATTCCTCAATAAACCGAAATTCTTATAATAGTGTAAGCTCTAAAAAAGCAAAGCAAAAGGAATTAATTGAAAAACAGTTCAAATATTTTAATATTAAGATTTTAGGAGCAATTCTTTTTGTACTCGCACTCCTGGTTGTTATTAGTATAATTATTAAAAGGAAGAAAGAATCGAATAATTTTTATAGTAAAGAGTTTGAAGCTTCGGTGTTTAATTCAGAACGAAACAACAAACTAGATCGGGAAGCCGAGGGCTTGGAGCAAAATGAAGAAATAGACAAGATCAAAAACTTAGTAGATGAAGATCCGGACAAAATAGCTGCAGTATTAAAAGAATGGCTAAATGATGAGAAATCCTAA